Sequence from the Pedobacter sp. D749 genome:
AACCTGGTTAATTAAGGGCGATGTAAAGATACTGGCAAAAAAAGTTGGATATATTGAAGGGGCAGGAGACCTGATTCCCGAGTTTTTAAGACAGGCGGGTTTACAGGTTGATGTACTGACAGAAGCGGATATCCTAAGCCCTGCAAAACTGGCTACTTACGATGCTGTGGTAACAGGTGTAAGGGTGATCAATACCGAAAAAAGAATTAAAAACTGGCAAACTGCTTTGCGTAGTTATGTAGAAAATGGCGGAACCATTGTAATGCAGTACAATACCACACAGGACATGGCCTTACAGGATTTCGGGATTTATCCATTCTCGATTAGTGGCAAAAGGGTCACCGAAGAAAATGCAGAGGTTAAATTCCTGAATCCTAGCCATAAACTCTTAAATTATCCGAATAAAATCACTGCCGAGGATTTTAAAGGCTGGGTGCAGGAGCGTGGAGCTTATTTCCCTGATCAATGGGATGCCAAATACGAACCGCTTTTCGAAATGAACGATACCGGTGAAGAACCGCTTCAAGGATCTACCTTGTATGCAAAATATGGCAAGGGAAATTTCATTTATACGCCTCTGGCATTTTTCAGGCAATTGCCCGCCGGAAATGTTGGCGCAGCCAGGTTGTTCTTTAATTTTTTATCGGCCGGGAAGTGATGAAAAATCAACTTAAAAACTGGAATACCTGGTATATCCTTTTGGCACTTGCGCTGGTATTTCAGATTGTATTTTATTACCTGTTTACTAAATTCTGGGCATGAGTAATATCGATTGGGCTGTACTGATATTTACTTTACTTGCTGTGGTAACCTATGGCGTTTTTATTGGTCGCGGGCAGAAAAGCAATGCATCCTATTTAAAGGCCGATAATAAAATGCCATGGTACATTGTGCTATTAGGGATTATGGCTACACAGGCCAGTGCCATTACTTTTTTATCAGCACCCGGGCAAGCTTATACCGATGGGATGCGCTTCGTGCAATATTATTTTGGACTGCCGCTGGCGATGATTGTAATCTGCATTACTTTCATCCCGATTTTTCAAAGGTTAAATGTATATACCGCCTACGAATATCTGGAAAACCGTTTTGATAAAAAGACAAGGGTTTTAACTTCATTGCTATTTTTGTTCTCGCGTGGATTATCAACCGGTATTAGTATTTATGCACCAAGTATTATCCTCTCGAGCGTTTTAAACTGGAATATTTACCTAACCAATATCCTCACCGGAGGCATTTTATTGATTTATACTTATGTAGGTGGCGCAAAAGCAATTGCACATACACAAAAACTACAGTTTTTAATTATCCTGGGTACCATGGCCTTCGCCGGATACCTTTTGGTGCAGCATATGCCTGATGGAATCGGATTTAAAGATGCGCTTTACCTGGCCGGAAAATCGGGTAAGTTGAATGTAATTACCACCGATTTCGACTGGAAGGATAAATACAATATCTGGAGTGGTTTAATAGGAGGTTTTTTTCTTGCACTTTCTTACTTCGGCACAGATCAGAGCCAGGTTGGAAGATACATTACCGCGAAGGACAATACCAACGCAAAAATGGGATTACTGTTGAATGGACTGGTTAAAATACCGATGCAGTTTGCTATCCTCTTAATCGGTGCGTTATTATTTGCTTTCTTCTCATTAAAGCCGGCACCGATTTATTTCAATGAGCGTTCCTACCAGTATTTAAAAGAAACTCAGCCTCAGCAAGCTGCAGCTTTCGAGAAAGAACACGATGCGTTAGCGCAGAAATTTAACCAGCAATCAAAAAATATTCTTGAAGAAAAGGAAAAGCAATCACCATCGCTAAATTCTTCGATAGAAAATTTTAAATCGACGCAAAAACAGGTGAAAGAACTGCACGGCAGGGTAGAAGAAGCCATCAACAAATCGAATTATAATGCAGAGAAAACCGATACCAATTATATCTTTTTATACTTTGTAAAGAATACCCTTCCGGTTGGAATGATCGGCCTGCTTTTCGCAGTCATCTTTTTGGCCAGTTGGGGCTCTATTTCGGCTGCGTTAAATTCGCTGGCTGCCTGTTCCTTAAAAGATATACACCTCATTTTTGTTAAAAAAGAAGTAGACGACGAAACCGAACTGAAATATAGCCGTTTGCATACATTAGCCTGGGGCATTTTTTCAATAGCTGTTGCCATGTTTGCTACACAAATGGGTTCGCTAATCGAAGCCGTTAATGTACTGGGTTCACTTTTCTACGGGCCAATTCTTGGTATTTTTTTAGTGGCATTTTATTTTAAAAAGATAAACGGGCCTATTGTATTTATTTCGGCGATCTTGTCCGAAATTGCCGTTGTCGCTGTCTATGAGTTTGATATTGTTTCATTCCTTTGGCTCAATGTAATCGGCGCAGCAGCAGTAATTGCTTTTTCACTGCTAGGCTTGTTGTTTCGCAAACCGAAGATGGCTGTAAGCGAATAATGTTTTTGGTCCCGTCTAACTGATTGTCGAGTTTTCGAAGAGGTATAAAACACTTTAATATATTCATAAATTTTTAGGGATGCTACGGGCAAAGCCTTGTCCTGAGATATTTTTATCGTCATTATGGTATCAATTTATTTAGGATTATTGTTTTATCGTGTTAAAGCCATAAATTCGTAAAATCAAAAACAACAAAAACAGATAAATATAATTCTATGAAAACGATGATTAAATCAATCGCGTTGCTATTTACAGCAATTACCGTTTCTGTAAGTGCAATGGCACAAGATGCACAGCCTAAGCCAAGTCCTGCGGCAACTGCAACAGGAAAAGTTAAAGGTGCAACCATTACCATTAACTACAGCAGTCCGGCAGTAAAAGGGCGTAAAATCTGGGGCGGTTTAGAAGCCTTTGATAAAGTATGGCGCGCAGGTGCAAACGAGGCTACTACTTTCGAAACCGATAAAGATATCGTGGTAGAAGGTAAACCTTTGGCGGCAGGAAAATACAGCTTCTTTTTAATCCCTAAAGAAAGTGGAACCTGGACAGCTATTTTTAACAAAGAACCAAAACAATGGGGTGCTTATAAATACGAAGAAGCTAAAGATGCTTTGCGTGTTGATGTTAAAACCAAAGCCTTAAAAGCTACACAAGAGCGTTTGGTTTATAAAATTACCAAAAGCGGATTCTCTTTAGAATGGGATAAAATTTCTGTTCCGGTTACTATTAAATAGTAAGATAAAATTATTTTATAGCCGTCCCAGTTTAAAAATTGGGACTGCTTTTTTATGCGTTATTTTTTTGGAAATGACCGTGCAGTAATTCTTGGTAGTTTGCAGTCCCGCCATTCGCTATAGCTCCGATAGAAAAAATCGGAGGCTGTCGCTGTTGTCGGGTTTAGAAACAAAGGTTTTTGCACCCTGCAACCCAGCAAATGAAATGCTGCTATAGCCACCTAGCCCCGGTTGAAGCGTTTACCCTGCAGCAACGAGGTACGAGGCAGCGAAGCGTAAAAGCAAAAAACGGGAAGCAAACTTTTTATGCTGTACAGGCCTTGCGCTCCAAAAATAAAAAACCATATTTTGTTAAAGCTTTTTTTTAATGTTAGTCGGGATTTGCAATCCCGTCTTAAGCGCTTAGGATTTATAATCCTGACAAACAGTTAAAACTTGTGGAATTAACATGAGAGGTCGGGATTACAAATCCAGACCAACACTTCTGTAAAGAACCTAACACATAATATCAACTTCATGTTAAAATGTTATTTTAGGCCGATTTAAAACCACACATTATAATGAAGTTCCCTATTAAACTACTGACTTTATTACCGCTTCTTTCATTAAACGTTTTAGCACAACAAAAATCACAGATGTTTTCTGTTAAAACGGCAAAGCCTGTAGATCAGGTAAACGTGTTTTTAGGATCTTCTGCCGATCATGGGCAGATGTCGCCGGCTGCATCGGCTCCTTTTAGCATGTTGAGCATTGGTCCGCAGACTTATCCCAAAACACATACCGGTTACGAATATCTCGCTAAGAAATTTGAAGGTTTTACCCACAACCGTTTCGAAGGCGTGGGTTGCCAGGGCTCGGGTGGTAATATTTTCATCAAACCATTTTTAGGTAACGATCCGGCACAATCAGAGTTGATTAAGATTTCTGAAAAAGCCAGTCCGGGGTACTATGAAGTTGGTTTTGAAAATAAAATTAAAGCCAGTTTTACCGTATTGGGCAAGGCTGGAAAGCATGCCTACCAATTTCCGAAAGGACCCAAAGGTTTTTATCTAGATTTAGGTTATGCTTTTAATGGTGCTTTTGTAGCCGAATCGCACGAGGTAAATGGTAATACAGTGAGCGGATGGATTACCTCGAAAACAACTTGTGGAGCAGGTAAGTATAAGTTGTTTTATTATATGGAAATCGGCGATAATGTATCGTGGAAAGTAATAGATGATCATAAAATGATGGCCATGCTCAAAGGAGAACTGACCTCCGTGGGAATCAACGTTGCACTTTCGTCGGTAAGTGTCGAGGCTGCAAAAGCGTCTCTCAATAAAAATCCGTTCAATGCTGTAAAAGAACAAAGCAAAGCCGATTGGAATACAAATCTTTCTAAAATTGCTGTAAATGGCGACCTGGAAAGTGCAAGGTTATTCTACTCACTTTTATATCGTACCATGCAGTCGCCTTATGTGATTTCTGAGGCAGACGGAACCTACCGCAATACAAAAGGCGAAATTCAGAAAGATAAAGAAATTCGCTACAATGGCTGGGCCATCTGGGATAATTACCGAACGCAATTACCTTTGCTTTCGTTAATTGAACAAGAACGTTATACTGGAATGATCACTTCAATTGCCGATCTGTATAACTCAGGTAAAAAAGATTATGCTAGTCAGAATGAACCCTCAAATACGGTACGCTCTGAACATGCTATAGTGGTTTTGCTCGACGCCTATCGAAAAGGTTATCCAGTAGATTTTAATAAGATTGCTGATTCGCTGGTGAAAGAAGTAAATGGGCTGGATTATAAATCGCCGGATAAGGCTTTAGAATCGTGTTACGATAAATGGGCCTTAGCAGAAATCTTTAAGATTTTGCAGCATAAAGAAAAATCTAATTTTTATCTCAATAAAGCTCTTGAATACAAGAAATATTGGAATAAGGACTTTAAAGACATGACTAAAAATGATGTTGACCGCATGCAGGCCCGTGGTTTATACCAAGGCACCATTTGGCAATACCGATGGTTTGTACCTTATGATTTTAAAGGATTGATTGAGCTGGACGGGGGAGAGAAATCTTATCTGGCAAAACTGGATGAATTTTTTGCCCGCGATTTATACAACCATGCCAATGAACCCGATTTGCAGGTACCATTGATGTATAATATAACCAGGTCTGGTTATAAATCACAGTATTGGATGCATCAATTGGCAGCTGATACGGTAATCCAGAATTATTTTAACGATAACAGCCGCGGAATTGGTAGTTATATCGGTAAAATTTACAGAAACCAGCCACATGCTTATTTGCGTACGATGGACGATGATGCTGGTGCGATGAGTGCCTGGTATGTGTTTGCAGCAAGTGGTTTTTCTCCTGCCTGCGTAGGCTGGCCGATTTATTATTTAAATGTACCTTTATTTCCATCGTTAAGTTATAACCTGCCAAAAGGGAAAACTTTTACCATCGAAACGGAAAATTTTGGTTCAAAGAATAAATATATAAAGGAAGTTTTTCTTAACGGAAAGCCTTTTAAAAAGAATTTTATCACACAAGAGGATATCAATGCAGGGGGAGTGCTGAAAATCATTGCTTCGGCCGCTCCGGTTAAAATTTCGGATACGGAAAACTGGATTTCGGATCTTGAAAAATAATTTAAAAAATTAACACAAAGCGACAAACTAATTCTACATATCTCTGTTGTTAATAGTATAAATTCAAGATCATGGCACCTTTAAAATTAAGCGAAGAACAAAATGCAACACTAGGCAACAAAAGCACCTTAGAACAAGTTAATGAACAGCCTTTAGAACTTCATCCCGAAGCGTATAAAGTAAAAGGCCCATCCCCTGACAAGATGAAGACGGTATCGTCATCATTAAGGAACTATGCTCACGGTTTGTACGGATTGTTGTAAAAAACGCCTCCCAAAAATCTCATCATACCAGATTATATAAAGCAGCCAGGATTTTAAATCCTGGCTGCTTTTTTATTGAATTTGAAAGAAGTCAAGTTTTTAAAACTTGACTTCTTGGATATATTGAATCCTGTAGCAACTATTCGATTTGATGATTGCAGATGTAGAAGTATTTGCTTTGAATTTGATGCTGTTTAGCAAAATTGTCTTTACCACCAAAAAAATCTAATACCTCTTCTCTTTTCAGTATTGTCTTTTTCTCGGATAAAATCGTTTGATAGGACGACCATTTGTAATGCTCAAATTCTGTACAAATGCCATGCTTAAATACATTTGCATGAATATAAATAACCAATTGATTTAAATGTACTTCATCAATAATTCTCACTCTTCGAAAAGGGTTGACAAATAAAGATCCAGACCTATCATTCTTCTTATTAAATGCCATAGCATAAGCAATGAAGAAATCTTTCATCTGAAATTCAACAGCTTCGCTATAACAAATTTCATTAGCCAAATATTTTTTCTGATGTGTTTTAATGAATCCTTACTCAAAGATTTTAAATACGATTTAAGTTCATCTGAACTTGTATTTTTTATCAAAAAATGTGAGTGATTATCCAATAAGATATAAGCATACGTGTTTAAATAACCTGTAGAATACTGTGTATATTTTAGCAGAAAATATAACCTATTACCATCATCTTGAAATAATTTTGAGCCGCTAACGGATTTGCATATAATCTGCATGAATTCATTTTCAATAAAATCTTCAATGTATTTTTCATTAATTGGTATAAATGAATTTATCGAAATTTTTTTTAGAGCATCAAATTTTTATTAATTGAATTTGAAAGAAGTCAAGTTTTTAAAACTTGACTTCTTTGGATACAATTCCTACCTTACCCTTATGAAACAAAGCGCCGGAATATTGCTCTTCAGAAGAAAAGATCAGCAGGTAGAATTTTTCCTGGTTCACCCTGGCGGACCGTTCTTTGCCAAAAAAGATCTTGGCTTTTGGACAGTACCCAAAGGAGAATTAAATGAGGGTGAAGAAGCTTTAACGGCTGCCGTCCGCGAATTTAAAGAAGAAACTGGTCAGAGTTTAGCCGGCGACTTCATCGAACTAACGCCTATTGTGCAAAAGGGAGGTAAAAAAGTATTGTGCTGGGCAGTAGAAGGAGAACTTGATCCCTCAACAATTGTCAGCAATACCTTCGAAATAGAATGGCCGCCCCGATCGGGTAAAAGGCAAAGTTTTGCTGAAATAGATAAAGCCCAGTGGTTTGCCTATTCCGATGCAGCTAAATACATTAATGAAAAGCAGATCGCTTTGCTCGATGAATTAAAATCCAGGTTAAGCTGTTAATTCAAAATGTGAAATTTCCTTTTCGGCACCGTTAATGATTATCGAAATCTGGTGGTCGCCCAGATGAAATCTACGTGTGGTAATCAGCACAAATTTTTGTTTTCGGATGATATTTATGGTTGCACCTGCAGGATAAATTCTTTCTGAAATTTTATACACTTTTTTGGTGTTCTGCCCATTTTTTTTTTTGTAGTAAATAGCGTATTCCAGTCTCACTTTTTGCTCAGTTGGATTTTCATTGAGAATAGAAAATGAAAATTCCAGGCTTTCGCCGATTTTGATCTGAGGCGTTAAGATTTTGAAATCTTTTAATAAAATTCCTGCATCATCTAAACCATAATGTTTAAGGATATCGGCATGGCCTTGTTTAAGTAAGGTACGGCTACCATGTTTAATAATGGCATCTGTTTCGACACCCAAACCCGACCAGTTTTTCGCAATGTTTAACACAACCTGGGGATGATCTTTTGCAATATCATTTAAGCTATTGGCAACACTCCGTCTTACATATTCTGATGGATCTGTTTTAAGATTTTCCAGTATGGGTAAAATGGAGGTCGGGTCTTTTTTTAGAAAGGGGATTCCCATAGCCCAGGGTAATCGCGGACGGCTGCCTTCGCTGGCTAATCTTCTCACTTTATGGCTTTCGTGCAGCGACCATTGCTGCATTCTTAAGATCATCTGATTTTCGTACTTTAATATAAAAGGACGCACCGCAAACTCACAGCTTACAAACTGGGTTACAAACTCAAGTGCCTCAACTGAGTTTTCAAAATCGTCTATACCATAAGTTTCGATATAATCCGGCAGGAACATATAGGCCAGGCCATCCTCCCCGATTCCCTGGATCCTTAATTGTGTAATTGTTTTTTTGATCAGCTCAATACTTTGTGGATAATCTTCGGGTAAAAAACCATGTAAAACCTTCGAGGTATGTTTCATCCGCTCTTTAAGCTCCTTTGATTCAAATTCAGGAATAAAAACCGCTTTGATAAAATTTTCCTTATCAAATTTTGGAATGCTAACCGCTAAGGCATTGCTTAAACGATCATAAAAAGCAGGAGAGTATAAGTCTTTCAGTGGGCTGGCCATATTTGCGAATTGCTTTTGTGCTATCAAATTTTATTTGCGGCCAATTTACTAACTTTATTAGTATTATAATGCTGCAAACTCGAAATAAATCATTTCGCAGTAGTATTTTTACCAACTGCTAAATAATTTCAGCTTTTTCTTTACCACATTTGTTTATCATAAAAACAACGATATGAACACAACAAAAATAGGTTGGATTGGCTTGGGTAATATGGGGATCCCAATGGCGGAGCAATTGATAAAAGCTGATTATGCAGTTACCGTTTATAACAGGAGTAAAGATAAAGAAACTGCTTTGAAAGAAATGGGTGCATTGATTGCCGAAACGCCCAAAGAGTTGATTGCAACTACTGATGTAGTAATCATTATGGTATCTGATGATGCTGCAATTGAGCAGATTTTTAATGGACCGGAAGGCCTTTCTAGCGCAGAAATTTCAGGTAAAATCGTGATTAATATGAGTACCGTTTCTCCTGCTATTTCAAAAGAAATGAACACACTGTGTAAAGAAAAAGGAGCACAATATTTAGATGCACCGGTTTCAGGAAGTGTAAAACAGGCAGAAACAGGGCAACTGGTGATTATGGTAGGTGGCGATGAAACTGCTTTCGAACAGGTAAAACCCATGCTCGAAAAAATGGGTAAAATGGCAGTGCGCCTGGGCGATACAGGTGCAGGTAATGTGGCTAAACTGGCCATTAATTCATTACTGGCTTTATATACCCAAGGTTTGGCTGAAACCGTAGTATTTGCCAATCAGCAAGGAATTGAAACTGAAGACCTGCTTAATCTGCTCAACAATGGCGCTATAGCCAATATCTTCACCAAAATTAAAGGCGATGCCATTATAGCCGATAACTATAAGCCTGCTTTTGCCCTTAAACATATTGTAAAAGATTTAACCCTGGCCAAAGCAATCGGACTTGATTCACCTTTGGCCAAGACCGCATTAAAGACTTTTGAGGAAGCAACCGCCAAATATGGAGAGGAAGATTTGATTGCCGTGATTAAGCAGGTTAAAGGGTAGAAAAGTTTTATAAATTTTGTCATCCTGAGCCTTTTGAAAGACAATTTTTTTGTTTTCGACAATTAAAGGTTTTCGACAGGCTCAGACTGACAACACTTCTGCTTAAATTAATGATATTATTCTTGGTTGGTGTCACACCGACAGAAATAGATAGTTTATATGTAGTAAAAGCTATTTACTCGTTATTAGCATTAGGAAATGAATGGTTTATTGTTCTTGGAGGAGGTCAGCCCCGCTTTCGCTTATAGTCCTCGCTGCGCTCCGGGCTATCCGCTCCAATCGGGTTTAGAAACCAGGGTTTGTGCACCATACAACCCAACAGATGAAATGCTGCTGTGGCCACCTAGCCCCGGTTGCAGAGTTACCCTGCAGCAACGAGGAACGAGGCAGCGAAGCGTAAAAGCGTAAAACGGGAAGAAACTTGATTTTTTGTACCTGTCTTGCGCTCCAAATAATAATATATTTCTTTTTAGAAAGAAAAACCTTAATATCTCATTAATTCGTTTTTATTTAAAGTGCTTTAAATGAGTTTTTTTATAAAAAAATATAAAAAAAACAACCTAATATTTGTATCGTACGAAAAATATCGTACCTTTAAAATATGAAAAATAATCAAACTGAAAATAACCTGCCTGAACCTACCAAAGCTGAATTAGAAATTCTTCAGGTATTATGGGAATTCGGTCCATCTACAGTTCGGTTTGTAAACGATAAATTGAACGAACAACGGGAGGTAAATTATACCTCAACATTAAAGCAAATGCAGATCTTAACCGAAAAAGGGATATTAAAACGTGATGAAAGCCAAATGAAACACATTTATATTCCTGTTGAGGCTGAGGAGAAGACTAAAGTTCAGTTGCTAGACCGTTTCATAAATACATTGTACAAAGGCTCTGCATCGCAGTTAATGATGCAGCTTTTGGGGAATGAGAAAACATCAAAAAAGGAAATCGAAGAGATTAAGCGGCTATTGGATGGCATGGACTAATTAACCAGAACAGATGCTAAAGAACCACAATAATGGAATTTAAATTAATCAACCTTTTGCCCGAAAACTGGCTTCATGCCCTTGGCGCTACCTTGTTCCACTCTTTGTGGCTTGGTGTAATTTTAGCTTTGCTGGCCGGTTTGGTCATGTTTACTACCCGTAAGGCAAGTGCTACATGGCGTTATAACCTGCTTACAGTATGTTTAGCTTTATTTGTTATTGCAATAGCTATCACTTTTTATCAGGAGCTTAAACAACCGGTTAACCATGGGCAGTCGCAGACTGTTCATCAAATCGGAATTAACATGCCAAAGGCAATTGGAGATCAACAAGCGGTTACAAATGTACAGCAAGATATGTATTCTGGGCTGAACAGGATCCTTTCTTTATGGAATGCTTACGCCTATCAGATTGTATTGGTGTGGTTCCTGATTATTTGTGGAAAAAGTATCCAGTTAATGGTTGGTTTAAATGGTGTACACCACCTGCGTAATCATAAAACCTACGCTGCGGGTAAAAAATGGGATGAAAAATTAAATGAACTATCTCAAAAACTGGGTTTAACCGAACAGGTTAAGGTGATGCAATCGGGTATTGCCCAGGTACCTATGGTAGTGGGACATTTTAAGCCTTTAATCCTTATCCCTTTGGGTTTGCTCAATGGTTTATCAAATGCGGAAGTAGAAGCCATCCTCTCTCATGAACTGGCACACATCAAGCGCAAAGATTACCTGGTAAACCTACTGCAGAGCTTTATTGAGATTGTATTCTTCTTTAACCCGGCGGTACTTTGGGTATCGCAATTAATAAAAACAGAGCGCGAGCATTGCTGCGATGATTTGGCCATCGCCTGTGTAAACGATCGCAAAAACTACGTTCAGGCCCTTATTGTGTGCCAGGAATTTAAGCAGCGTGCACCTGCTTATGCCATGGCCATGAGCGGGAATAAAGGTAGCCTGCTGCACAGAGCAAGCAGGATGTTATTCAATACCAATTCAACTTTAAACAAAATGGAAAAGACAATATTAACCATCGCCCTGGTATCGGTAGTGGTTTGCAGTGCCGCCTTTAAAAGCGTTGGCCATGCAAAAACAGTTACCAGAAAAGAAATAAGCACTTCAACTGTAGCTTTGCAGGATACGACCAGGAAAAAAGCCAGGCCTGCTGAAGGAAAATCTGCAGATCAACTGGAAAAGGAAATCAGTGCAAAAATGGACAGCCAGCTGAAAAAGCTGAATGAAAAGCAACAACAAACGAAAGAAGATATAAAGGCAATACAAGCAGATGAAAAAGCCAGATTAGATGATGAAAAAGCTAGACAAGCGGATGAAAGAGCAAGGCTGGACGATGTAAAACAGGCCCAGGAAGACGCTAAGCAAGCTGTTATTGATGCGAAGCAAGCCGAACTGGACCGTAAGCAGGCTATTGCCGATGCTAAAATGGCCGAAAATGATTCGAAACAAGCCATTGCTGATGCTAAACAAGCTGCCGAAGATGCAAAAGAAAATAAAAAGTGGGCACAGGATGATAAAGAGGGTAGAGGAAAGCGTGTGCCACGAGCACCACGTCCGCCTAGAGCACCAAAAGCGCCCCACGCTGTACCGCCAGTACCATCGGTACCTCCAGTTCCGCCAACTCCATCTGTACCCCCAACACCCCCCGTATACAACCAAAACACAAATACCAGAACCAGTTCACAACGTACCGTTACCTCAAAAACCGTAACCAATGGTGACGGACATGATTATACCAACGATATCAATCGGGAATTGATGAAAGACGGCATCATCAGCAGCACCAATAAACTATCATACAAACTCAATAAAGATGAGCTGATTGTAAACGGTGTGAAACAAAATACCGACATTCAGAAAAAATACAAAAAGAGGTTTTTGAAAAATGACAGTCACTCGCTGATGTATAATTTCCTGATCGAAAATAATAAAAACTAAATTCTAAAAGCGCTAATCCAATCCCATCATCATGAAATTTACACTCATGGCTTTTTTAGCCGTATGGATGAATATTGCCCTAACCTTTGCTCAAGCCCAAACCCCTCCATCCAGAATTTATGGACGTGTATTGGATGCTGAAGGAAAAAATATCGACTTTGCTACTGTAGCCTTGCTAAAAGATTCGGTATTGTTCAAAACCACTTTTACTGAAAAGGATGGACTGTTCAGTTTTGATCAACTGGCTTATGGGAAATATCTGATTAAAATATCAGTAGTTGGTGCACCGATTTATAAAACTGATACATTGGTTTTGGATGCGAATCATCAGGTTGTAGCCTTGCAGGATATTAAAATGGTTACGGGTGCCAATAATTTAAAGGAGGTCAATATCTCGGGGCAAAAGGCCTTTGTTGAACGGAAGATCGACCGCACTGTTGTTAATGTTGATGCTTTGATTTCAAATGCAGGCACAACTGCGCTGGATGTACTAAGCAAATCGCCTGGTGTAAATGTGGATCAGAACGGGGTAATTTCGCTTAAAGGGAAAAACGGGGTGGCCATCTTTATTGATGATAAACCAACTTACCTTTCGGGTGCCGATCTGGAGAATTATTTGCGTTCTTTGCCTTCCTCATCGCTTGATCAGATTGAACTGATGACGAATCCGCCTGCCAAATATGATGCTGCAGGGAATGGAGGGGTAATTAATATCAAAACCAAGAAAACTAAAACTGCCGGGTTTAATGGAGGAATTAATCTGAGCTTGAATCAGGGTGAGTTAAGTCGCTCTAACAATAGTTTCAACTTTAATTACCGTAAGGATAAGATTAACGTTTTTGGTAACCTGAGCTACAATTTA
This genomic interval carries:
- a CDS encoding DNA alkylation repair protein; this translates as MASPLKDLYSPAFYDRLSNALAVSIPKFDKENFIKAVFIPEFESKELKERMKHTSKVLHGFLPEDYPQSIELIKKTITQLRIQGIGEDGLAYMFLPDYIETYGIDDFENSVEALEFVTQFVSCEFAVRPFILKYENQMILRMQQWSLHESHKVRRLASEGSRPRLPWAMGIPFLKKDPTSILPILENLKTDPSEYVRRSVANSLNDIAKDHPQVVLNIAKNWSGLGVETDAIIKHGSRTLLKQGHADILKHYGLDDAGILLKDFKILTPQIKIGESLEFSFSILNENPTEQKVRLEYAIYYKKKNGQNTKKVYKISERIYPAGATINIIRKQKFVLITTRRFHLGDHQISIIINGAEKEISHFELTA
- a CDS encoding glycoside hydrolase domain-containing protein; its protein translation is MKFPIKLLTLLPLLSLNVLAQQKSQMFSVKTAKPVDQVNVFLGSSADHGQMSPAASAPFSMLSIGPQTYPKTHTGYEYLAKKFEGFTHNRFEGVGCQGSGGNIFIKPFLGNDPAQSELIKISEKASPGYYEVGFENKIKASFTVLGKAGKHAYQFPKGPKGFYLDLGYAFNGAFVAESHEVNGNTVSGWITSKTTCGAGKYKLFYYMEIGDNVSWKVIDDHKMMAMLKGELTSVGINVALSSVSVEAAKASLNKNPFNAVKEQSKADWNTNLSKIAVNGDLESARLFYSLLYRTMQSPYVISEADGTYRNTKGEIQKDKEIRYNGWAIWDNYRTQLPLLSLIEQERYTGMITSIADLYNSGKKDYASQNEPSNTVRSEHAIVVLLDAYRKGYPVDFNKIADSLVKEVNGLDYKSPDKALESCYDKWALAEIFKILQHKEKSNFYLNKALEYKKYWNKDFKDMTKNDVDRMQARGLYQGTIWQYRWFVPYDFKGLIELDGGEKSYLAKLDEFFARDLYNHANEPDLQVPLMYNITRSGYKSQYWMHQLAADTVIQNYFNDNSRGIGSYIGKIYRNQPHAYLRTMDDDAGAMSAWYVFAASGFSPACVGWPIYYLNVPLFPSLSYNLPKGKTFTIETENFGSKNKYIKEVFLNGKPFKKNFITQEDINAGGVLKIIASAAPVKISDTENWISDLEK
- a CDS encoding NUDIX domain-containing protein, producing the protein MKQSAGILLFRRKDQQVEFFLVHPGGPFFAKKDLGFWTVPKGELNEGEEALTAAVREFKEETGQSLAGDFIELTPIVQKGGKKVLCWAVEGELDPSTIVSNTFEIEWPPRSGKRQSFAEIDKAQWFAYSDAAKYINEKQIALLDELKSRLSC
- a CDS encoding DUF2911 domain-containing protein, which codes for MKTMIKSIALLFTAITVSVSAMAQDAQPKPSPAATATGKVKGATITINYSSPAVKGRKIWGGLEAFDKVWRAGANEATTFETDKDIVVEGKPLAAGKYSFFLIPKESGTWTAIFNKEPKQWGAYKYEEAKDALRVDVKTKALKATQERLVYKITKSGFSLEWDKISVPVTIK
- a CDS encoding NAD(P)-dependent oxidoreductase, encoding MNTTKIGWIGLGNMGIPMAEQLIKADYAVTVYNRSKDKETALKEMGALIAETPKELIATTDVVIIMVSDDAAIEQIFNGPEGLSSAEISGKIVINMSTVSPAISKEMNTLCKEKGAQYLDAPVSGSVKQAETGQLVIMVGGDETAFEQVKPMLEKMGKMAVRLGDTGAGNVAKLAINSLLALYTQGLAETVVFANQQGIETEDLLNLLNNGAIANIFTKIKGDAIIADNYKPAFALKHIVKDLTLAKAIGLDSPLAKTALKTFEEATAKYGEEDLIAVIKQVKG
- a CDS encoding sodium:solute symporter, which translates into the protein MSNIDWAVLIFTLLAVVTYGVFIGRGQKSNASYLKADNKMPWYIVLLGIMATQASAITFLSAPGQAYTDGMRFVQYYFGLPLAMIVICITFIPIFQRLNVYTAYEYLENRFDKKTRVLTSLLFLFSRGLSTGISIYAPSIILSSVLNWNIYLTNILTGGILLIYTYVGGAKAIAHTQKLQFLIILGTMAFAGYLLVQHMPDGIGFKDALYLAGKSGKLNVITTDFDWKDKYNIWSGLIGGFFLALSYFGTDQSQVGRYITAKDNTNAKMGLLLNGLVKIPMQFAILLIGALLFAFFSLKPAPIYFNERSYQYLKETQPQQAAAFEKEHDALAQKFNQQSKNILEEKEKQSPSLNSSIENFKSTQKQVKELHGRVEEAINKSNYNAEKTDTNYIFLYFVKNTLPVGMIGLLFAVIFLASWGSISAALNSLAACSLKDIHLIFVKKEVDDETELKYSRLHTLAWGIFSIAVAMFATQMGSLIEAVNVLGSLFYGPILGIFLVAFYFKKINGPIVFISAILSEIAVVAVYEFDIVSFLWLNVIGAAAVIAFSLLGLLFRKPKMAVSE